The sequence AAGAAACTGGATTCAAGAACAACCAGTGGTTTCTTCATTGGTTATCCagaaaaatcaaaatggtatagattttattgtcTTAACCACAGTATGAGAATAGTTGAAACTGGAAATGTAAGGTTCATTGAGAATGACATAATTAGTGGGAGTTTGGAACTGCGAAAAGTGGAAATTCAAGGAGTTTGGGTGGAAATTCCTTCATCTATAACTTCTTCTCAAGTTGTTGTTCCTGTAGTTGTTGACTCTGTTAACAATCCACAAGAACAACAAATTAATGGTCAAACACCACATATTCATATTGTAACAAATGAACTTGTAACGAGGGACCAcaaaaaatagaattaagaaGATCTGTAAGATCAAGAAGATCAGCTATTTTTAGTGATTATTTGGTTTATTTACATGAGTTAGAATTTGACTTAAGCATTGATAATGATCCGATTTCGTTTTCACAAGCCATTAAAGGAGATAATTCTACCAAATGGTTAGATGCCATGAAAGAAGAGTGAAAAtctataaataataatgaagtCTGGGTTCTTGTAGAATTGcctaaagaaaataaaaaagttggGTGTAAATGGGTCTTTAAGGCCAAACGTGACTCAAATGGCAATATTGAACGATACAAGGCTAGACTTGTTGCCAAAGGTTATACTCAGAAAGATGGCATTGACTACAAAGAGACATTTTCTCCTGTCTCGAAAAAAAGACtcattaagaattattatgGCTTTGGTAGCTCATTATGTTTTAAAACTTCATCAAATGGATGTGAAAACTGCCTTTCTAAATGgaaatttagatgaagaagtgTTCATAGATCAACCAGAAGGTTTTatggttgaaggaaaggaaCATATGGTGTGTAAATTAAAGAGGTCAATATATGGACTTAAACAAATTTCCAAACAGtggtatcttaagtttaatgataccatcacatcttttggttttaaagGAAACATCGTTGATCGATGTATATACCTAAAGATCAATGGGAGTAAGTTTATAATTCTTgttctatatgttgatgacatcttgCTTGCTACAAATGACTTTGATTTATTATGTCAAACCGAagaatttctttctaaaaactttgaaatgaaagatatgGGTGAGACATCCTATGTGATTGCAATTGAAATATTCCGTGACCGAACACATGGATTGTTAGGATTATCTCAAAAGGCCTatattaataaagttttagagaaatttaagATGGACAAATGCTCTTCAAGTGTAGTTCCAATTCAGAAGGGAGACAAATTTAGTCTCATGCAATGtccaaaaaatgaattggaacgAAATCAGATGGAAACTATTCCTTATGCATCTATTGTTGGAAGCTTATTGTATGCACAAACTTGCACTAGACCAGACATCAGTTTTGCTATGGATATGCTAGGCAGGTATCAAAGTAATCCAATAATAGATCATTAGAAAGCTGCAAAGAAAGTTTTAAGGTATCTGCAAggaacaaaagattatatgctTACTTACAAGAGATCTGATCATCTTGAGGTGATTGGATATTCAGATTCAGATTTTGTCGGATGTGTGGATACAAGAAAATCCACTTTTGGCTATTTGTTCTTGTTAGCTGAAGGAGCAATTTCATGGAAAAGTGCAAAGCAGTCTATTATCCCTGCATCCACTATGGAAGCTAAATTTGTAGCATACTTTAAGGTTACAGTTCATGGTTTATGGCTGCGAAATTTTATCTCAGGACTTGGAATTGTCGACAGTATTGCCAAGCTGCTAagaatttattgtgataattctGCAGCAGTTTTCTTCTTAAAATACGTTAAGTATTCTAAAGGTGCTAAacatatgaaattaaaatactttgCCGTTAAAGAAGAAGTTTAGAAATAGAGGGTGCCAATTGAACACATTAGCACTAAACTTATGATTGCAGATCCACTGACGAAAGGATTGTCACTAACGACGTTCAATGATCACGCTGAACGTATGGGCATCAGTAGATATCATCATTGAGAtcaagattatgttatttgacactttgagctcatttatttattgtttctgattttatcttatggttttattcttatgattagtatatacataaaaaaattatgtaaACCAAATAGGACATCGTCTTTGATAAAGACACTTATTGTTGGACCATTATTGATTATCTATATTATAGAACATGTTAATAGAAAAACTATTTCAGTGATACATGGAAGGGAGTATGTTAATGCAATGATGTATGATTGCCATGATCCTTTAGTAGTTTTGTTGACTTGACACGATATGttatgaaatttaattttgcgcattatgtctatgaacgtatatggtaaataatgtcaatgggccaagtgggagaatgttagatttattcttaaatataatattatcattaatgtgaCCCAATTGCATTATCTATTATTTATCCCTATtgggcttattattttattaggcccattaggttaaaagataatgccCTAATCTAACACCATGATGGGTGGTGTCTATAATAGAACCTTAGGGATTGGTCCTCTCACTGCCTTATTAACTAgtttattcttcccatcaagaaaCTTAAATAAAGTCTAAAAGGAAGgaaagtgagagaaacacaattcctcaagaagattattcatggatcaaggtatgttgttctttaactaattttaatttgtaaaggtatctagttcaaagatcttggcatttatcgttatatacaatgttagggtttattgtataatcatgaaactaaagtttacagaTCAGTCGTCATGATTGTCGATCGGTCATCATGATTGATTGTCAAGTCAGCTAACGTTTGTTGTCAACAGTCATCAATGATCAATGGTAAGAGGTTGAAGTAAAAAAAGTTCTAAAACATATGACattatgtaaataaataaataaaaacatacTCCAAACCCATAGGTTTGGTTTCTTAACCCCAGGAATTTTATTCCAATGGTCTAAACATGGGTTTGGCTTTAAATGCGAAACCCAATTCCAAACCCATGGGCCAAACACCGGGAAGGAGTCTCACATTTAAGGGGGAGCTTAGGAGATCAGTGAGTTGAGTGTAGTAGTTGAGTATTATATTGTAGATAATCAAATACTACATTGTAAATTGTTTAACTCTTTAATATTAGATAACCTAAACGTACGTGGTCCATTGTTAAACTAAGTTACTACCAACTTCTTGGTCTCTTTCTTTGTTTGCTTATTGTTGGTATTTTCTTGTTACAATTGTTGTCTGTGTTTTCTATTGACGTTGCAATTTTGTGACGACCCACCTTAGTGGTTTTTCACCTCTAGGGTATTTTCTTTAATATTATAGGAATATCTTTCAAGGGCACACTAACCCTCAGACGTATGTGGTTTATCATCAAACCGGATCACTACCAACTTCTGCGTCTCTTTCTTTGTTTGCTTATTGTTTATGTTCTCTTATTAAAGTTGTTGTCTGTGTTTTCTCTTTAACATTGGCAATTCTATGACAAGTCACCTTAGTGGTTTTTTCAGACTTTTTGGTCCTATTGTGTTCTGGTTTATTTGTTTTAGCCATGTTTTAGCCTATTGTAGCTCCATTTTTCACTAATGCTCGAATCTACCTCTCAGGTGCTCTATACCTATAAAGTTACTATATAAACACATAAAACCTAAAAACAAGATCAAATTAAGGAGATCAGTTAACACATTTTTTGTGCTATCAATCATCTAAATTGTTTAGCTATTGATCATAGTATTTAAGTGCATAGCCCAATTGTTTTGTAAATGCCATAAAAAGCGTCTGAATACACTAACAAAAAATGCAGTAAACGAACTGCCTGATGGATTGGGTACAAATTAAACGTGCTTTATATAAACATATATCTAACATACCTATACTATGATTTAGGGGTTTACCTAAGACAATTAGCCTCTGGGGTAACACCTAAATAATAATTcattttgttgttaattttaaacCAATAAAGGAAACTATGTGACTCCACTAAAGTCGTGGCTATCCTCgtaaatgaattttttaaagGATTTTTTATAGCAGTAGAAAATGCTATGGAAAGTCTACAAATTTTAGTAACACGAGATACCCTAGCTTCAAAAACTCTATGGAGAGTCTACGAAAGAATTATTTAAAGGCTATCATATATGTGGTATTTGTTGCCGTAGATCTGGTTTCTTAGTCAAAATTAAAAGAAGTATATGCACGTATTGCCATTTCCTAATTATACTTTCAGTGTATGTTTTGTGCAAATATAATCAAGGCAAAAAGAAGGCTATATCGATCCAAAAACACTTTATTTACTACAAGCCACACACATTGAAAGAAATGACAAAGAAGTATACATAAAGTAGGTACTTAACCCTTTATTTTGTTACACCAATAGGGTTTTTGGAGgcatatttgaaaaataaggACCAAGCTGGATTCAATTTATCACTAAATATCAGGTCAGCAATATCAACTAGAGGATAGGTATATTTTGTTGATGCCTAAAGAAATCAGGAGGATCAACCTTAGTTTTAACATATACCCATATCTTAAAATTGTTCCCAAAATACTTCAACCCTCAAATGCTTACTTGCTTAGAGCTTGCTTTTCTGTATTTGTTGTTACTTCCAGTATCAAGATCTCTATGATTAGCACATGCAATAGTTGTTGATTTTGGAACAAAAGGAACCATGTACTCATAAAGCTCTTATGTCCAACTTCTATATGTTTATTCTTTGCCTTTAAACTTTGTCCCTTTTAACCTACGTTGTACCGAATCTTGTATAAATATCCAGTTATATGTGAAAATAGAGTTCATGATTTAGAAATTTGACTCATTTTCACCCCTAAAGGTAGAAAAATTAGTTGTGGTACTTTTATATCTTGAGCCTTTAATCTTTACCATATGCTCTCAATTGCTGCCTTAGGGATGGGCTTCTTGATGTAGTCTGATTTGATTTTTGTGCTATCAATAGTTAAGGATGGTCTATTGAGTAAAGGTAATAATTACTCGACGGTTTGAAATACTCCAGAGGCAATGATGAGGGTTGATTCGACCCATCTAACTTGGAGACAATCTTGTTGTCTGAGTTTTACCATGACTCTGATATGCCTAATTCCAGTGTTTCTAAGAATTCGTCTCAAGATGAACCAATTTCTAAGTCACTTCCACCTTCAGCTTCTACAACTTCTAATGCTTCGCCTACACAAACATTTGTTCCTACTCATCCTGAGGTAGGAAAAAAGCACTACATATGATGGTCCTCCTACTGCTACCAAGTCTGTTCCTGTGGCTCCTACTGCTACCATAAAAATGCAATTCTGAATGCCCTCAAAAGGTTAGAAGGTTGTCACCACAAAAGCTGGAAGACGCAAGCTTCCACCTAATGATCCTATCGTGCCCATTGATGGAATATCTTTCCACTCTGAAGACTGTGTTCATAAGTGAAAATATGTGGTTCAAAGGCGTACTGCTAATGAATCTATTATCTCTGATCAATACCACTTGTGCACTACTTGTTAGaatttgtcctaaaactcgtagtttgtaatcatattctattcaataaagtggttattgggaaattgaatactataatcttaaatccaataaactaaggtattggggctattttgagtaaacttgaactttatgtagaaacataaacgcgaatcaagttcgagtatatagcctaaaatgtctatagtatatgaataaagatTGGTCACCTTATTTGGAAACACTATCGATGcagcccgctttgtagttagtacaaacaatgtgatcctgaattgttcatgtagagacatgaaagtagaGGCATACCTAtctaaagagtttacataagactgaaccatgaaatagtcatttttacattataatgtTGTTTACTgtctaaaattaattatttcaattattgagTTTTTGTGAATGGAGAAGACGAAATTGAGAAGGAGACGACAGAGGACGGAGTTTTTATGCGAGAGATTTAGGGCGACGGGAAACAAGGAAGACGAAAGGAACCACGACGTGCAATGGAGTATACGTTTTCGTGCGAGAGATTTAGggctttttttatctttttaattcatgaaaattttaatattttattttttaattatttagtaaatctggacgttttttaaacgtcaggtaatatacattttaaaaacgtcaagaaatttgaaaaatgactcccttccatcttttcataaaatattttgacgttttaaaaacgtcaagaatttaatcgatattacttgatgtttttaaaacgtcaaggataagTACATTCATTTGACGTTTagaaaacgtcaagaatgtcgaatttataaaaattcttgacattctaaaaacgttaagaatttaatagataatacttcacgtttttaaaatgtcaagaaagCTGAAAATTGACTACCTCTGCCTTTTCAAaaaatttcttgacggtttttcttttaaatcacctctttcttaacctttttttttcaaaaaaatgtcaaataattaaaattacaaccgtcaagaaagactttttctagtagtgtcattgtagatatatttgtgtttatatgatataaccatgatcaagaAGTTAATCCTTCAAAGATTATTCATAATCTCGACTaggtcaaaatatcattttacccccgagactacatctagTTCCTTAAGTCCATGTGATCCACTAccgaacaattggtttaaggtccaacctatcaattgaatccctctcaggccaatgaAAGAGGGTGGGCCTcttgtttaagacttggattcagtccataaaggaacaacctatctactaaccgtAAAACGGGTAAGAGtaaatttcgtcttgcaccctatgtccctaaccATCCACACGATATTActcctaaaatgggaggcttgttgggCCAGCATCATTGAACTGTTCTCATCTATGCATATCTAAGGATAATATtgtttgaacaaaagttcatagttaactaaggattaagattaaattacctaggtcattaataAGTCGAAATACTCAGTTTTATATAGCCAatagtgttataacttaaaagtgactatttgatggttccagtcttatgcaaactctttataTTAGATGCCACCACTTTCATGCCTCCACacgaacgattcaggatcacatcatttgtactaactataaagtAGGCCGCATCCAAGTGTTCCCAAAATAAAGCGCCTAACCTTATTTATACACTATCGACCATTTGGACTACCAACTCGAACTCATCAACATTTATGTCTCTaaataaagttcaagtctacactagatagtctCGGGGActttagtttattagatttaagattatagtattttatttttcactaataaatccttaataaccactttattgaacataatataatttaattacaaactacgatttttaggacataaattcgaACAACCATATTATTGTAAATTGCTTAACTTTTTAATATATTAGAGAATTATCTTTCCAGGCACACTGCCCCTCAAACGTAGGTGGTTTATCGTTGAACTGGGTTACTACCAACTTTGTGTCTCTTTCTTTGTTTgctttttgttaatattttcttgTTATAGTTGTTGTTTGTGTTTTCTATTGGCGATTTTGTGACAAGTCAACTAAGTAATTTTTCAGACATCTTGATCCTATTATTATGTTCTAGTTTATTTGTTATAGTTCTGTTTTCACCTATTTTAGCTCCATTTTTTTACTAACGATGGACTACCTCTCAAGTGCTCGATACCTACAAAATTACTAAATAAACACataaaacttgaaaaaagcatcaaATTAAGCATATTAAGTTAACACATTTTTCGATGCTATCAATCATTTAAATTGTTCAACTACTCATCATAGTATTTAAGTGCTTAGGCGACCAATTTGTTTTTTAATGCCATGATAAGTGTCAGAATACactaactaaaaaataaattaaaataactgTCCGATGGATTGGGTACAAATTAAACGTGCTCCATATAAACATCTAACACAACTAGATTATGATTAAAGGGTTTCCTTAAGACGATTAGCAACTCGTGTAACACCCAAGTACTTATTCATTTTGTTGTAATTTTATGCCGATAAAGGCAACTATGTGACCCCACTACAATAATGTCGTGGATACACTAAAAATGGATTTTTTATAGCAGTAAAAAAATGACATGGATAGTCGATGAATTTTAATACCACGAGCTACAACAGCTTCAAAAAACTCTATTGAGAGTCTACGAAAGCATTATTTGAAGGCTATCATATGTGGTATTTGTTGTCGTGGATCTGGTTTCTTGgtcaaaattaaactaaaacaaGTATATGCACGTATTGCATGCCATTAATTTCCCAATTATACTTTCATTGTATGTTTTCTGCAAATAAAATCAACACAAAAAGAAGGCTATATTGATCCAAAAATACTTTATTTACTACAAGGTACACACATTGAAATAAATGACAAAGAAGTATACATAAAGTACGTAGAAGTGTTTGAAAACTAATTAGGTACTTAACCCTTTATTTTGTTACCCCAATAGGGTTTTGGGGTGCATATTTGAAATCTAAGGATCAAGTTGGATTCAATTTTATCACTAAATATTAGGTCAGCAATATCAACTAGAGGGTAGGTATACTTTGTTCATGCCTAAAGAAATCATGAGgatcgaccttatttttaacATATACCAATCTCTTAAAATTGTTCCCAAAATACTTCAACCCCCAAATGCTTGCTTGCTTATAGCTTGTTTTTCCATATTTGTTGTTACTTCCAATATCAAGATCTCTATAATTAACATATGCAGTCCTTGGTGATTTTGAAACAAAAGGAGTCATGTACTCATAAAGCTCTCTTGTCCAACTTATATGCCTATTTTTTGCCTTTAAATTTTGTCCCTTCCAACCTACCATGTACCCAATCTTGTATAAATATCCAGCTCTATGCGAAAATGGAGTTTCTGATTCAGAAATTTGACTCATTCTCGCCCCATAAGGTACAAAAACGAGTTGTGGTGCTTCTATATCACCAGCTTTTAATCTTTGCCATATGCCCTCAATTGCTGCCTTGGGGATGGGCTTCTTGATGTAGTCTGATTTGATTTTTGTGCTATCAATAGTGGAGGGTGTTCTATTGAGTAAAGGTTTTAATGATTCGACGGTTTGAAATACTCCAGAGGCAATTATGAGGGTTGATTCGATCCATCTCACTTCGAgacaatctttttttattaaacCAAACTCAGGAAATGTTGTTGATAAAGTTGCCACAAGTTCATCTACCTTTCCAAGAAATAATGAGTAGAATGTTGCTGTTGGCTTCTTTATGCCTCCTTGAGTTGAAGTATTTCCACCTACATATATCAAGAAATTATCAGCTTTTAGATCATCCATACTTTTATAGTGAGGTGAGTAGTTTTGGATGCTAGAAgtcatattttatttcataattttatGAACAATTTTGGAATTTTGAGGAAGAAAACTTGAGAGATTGTAATAGGATTTAGAAATGTGTAATTTATTTAAATGGTCAATTATTACCCCTCTTCAAAATCTAAGTAAAACTTAATACATAAGACGTGGGTTCCATTAAACACAGGGCAATTATAATTAGTGGGacttttagaaataataatcaaGATATGacaacatttaaaaatattgcaaatatagtaaaatttatcaataatagacttctatcgttactgatagactcttatggtttatcactaatagatcaatatttataacatcgtttatcagtgataaacttctatcattaATTGACTtcgatagattttgttatatttataaaatttttaaattattattatatatttaattattttgaatttaattattatatttgcaaGCATAAGATTTTTTACCCTGAGATATTAGCAGTTTCAATTATATATTAACACTGCACGAATTTTGAACATTTCTTTTAAGCTTAATTATACTGTTCGAactttttatgaaaaatttaaGGGATTTTCATTTTGAAACAAAAACATTAACCATTTATCTAAAACTAACTATAACTATATTCAATTTTCTTTAAAGTTAAGAAACTTGAGTGATAGTATTTTTGGACACAAATGCGAAGGTgaagttttctttcttttctaatttaatctttagttttgctatatttttctCTTACACTTTTAATTCTCTACCCTTTACTACTGCTCTACAATATCACTCTACCATATTCAACAATTTTTTATTACTTGTTTATAAACAAATAGAAAACCATATAGCTGCCAAACTCTAATTTAataatatgtatgtatgtatttatatatatattcttaaacAGAACAAAAAACACACATCACACAATTTAATAACACTGTCGGGTGGTTTAATTCACATTATAATATTAATCTAAGAAACATAttttccaataaaaataaagacaattaatggttaaaaaaaataaaaaaatcaaatatgaGCTTTAGAAAAAAATACCAGTCAAAACGATGCCAAGGAATATATCTTCATGTAATTTGTTAGCCACATATTGCCACTGATGGATCACCTTAACTGCATCACCCTCCAAATTTTTTATAGTAGAGCAAATCGTTACCAGGGCCGGAACCGGAACCAGCTTGACCTTCCAGGCCACCACAATTCCAAAGCTCCCCCCGCCGCCGCCTCTAATGGCCCAAAACAAATCCTCTCCCATCGATTCCCTGTCATGAGCCATCCCATTTGCATCAACCAAATAAGCATCTATCACATTATCAGCAGCAAGTCCATATTTCCTCAGCAGGAAGCCATATCCACCGCCGCTGAAATGGCCACCGACGCCAACTGTTGGACAAATACCCGCTGGAAATGCCAAGGTTCGACTTTTCTCGCCAATTCTATAGTAAAGTTCGCCTAGGGTTGCACCGGACTCAACCCATGCAGTATTGTTTACAATGTCAACAGAAATGGATCTGAGTCAAAATGAAAATAGAACTTGATTAGACATGTTATATCTCATTACTTACATGAACAAACCTAAGCTAAAATAAATATAGCTCAACCGTAGTTGACATGCAATATTTCTTATTTACACTTGTTCCACTAACAAAAACAAGCAAACAAATAAGTACAAACTTGAACAAAAGTAAGCATAGTTCAATAGCAATATCGACATGTATTTCCTTCTACCCCACTCATAATGAAAAAAAGTAATAGACATGGTCTCAAATAAAGATAGATTGACGGTAATCGATAGGTACTACCTCATACTGCCACTTATTATacttgaaaaaggaaaaaaaaaataaagaaaacaaaagaaagagaagaacaaCGAACCTGATATTTATTAGGTCAACGATGATAAATGGGCGATAGGCAACGTAAGAAAGACCCTCGTAGTCATGGCCACCACTTCGAGTTCGGATTTGTAAGCCATGGGATTTGGAGCATATGACAGCTGCCTGAATGTGAGAAACATGTGAGGGAGTGATAATAAGGAGTGGCTTTGGGGTTTCAGGCTTTGAGAATCGGAAGTTTCGAATGGAGAAGTTCAAAACAGAAGAATAAGAAGAGTTGATTGGAGTATAAACCACTTTGGAAATGGGATAACTCTTTGAAGAATGCTCTGGAAGACAGTGAAGAAAGTTTTGATGTTCATGGGGAAATGCTGAAACCCATAATGgagatgaagatacaacaacAATAATGAGTACATGAAAAAGAGGGGTTAATTGGGAAGAAGACTTCATGattttgagtttaattggatgaCTGTAATGAAGTTTCCCATTTACATAGTTAAGGACATCCAAAATATCATTACAACTTACATCATCTGTTCATCCATGTCTCTCTACTTCAGCATTTTCCTTTGACCACATTTTTTATGCATTTGCTTAAATGGATATGCGAGGATTGGTTAAATTATAAGTGTCATAGGTACTATCTGGGGAAATTAATAAATGGTATTAGACggctattttaaaaaatacaaaaaatgtcccgtcaacaacgcgtgcaatatatttattacacgatcgtttaaatttggctattgtttggtacacgatcgtttagatttggctatctaaatctaaaccatttatttt comes from Cucumis melo cultivar AY chromosome 12, USDA_Cmelo_AY_1.0, whole genome shotgun sequence and encodes:
- the LOC127144246 gene encoding tetrahydroberberine oxidase-like, with product MKSSSQLTPLFHVLIIVVVSSSPLWVSAFPHEHQNFLHCLPEHSSKSYPISKVVYTPINSSYSSVLNFSIRNFRFSKPETPKPLLIITPSHVSHIQAAVICSKSHGLQIRTRSGGHDYEGLSYVAYRPFIIVDLINIRSISVDIVNNTAWVESGATLGELYYRIGEKSRTLAFPAGICPTVGVGGHFSGGGYGFLLRKYGLAADNVIDAYLVDANGMAHDRESMGEDLFWAIRGGGGGSFGIVVAWKVKLVPVPALVTICSTIKNLEGDAVKVIHQWQYVANKLHEDIFLGIVLTGGNTSTQGGIKKPTATFYSLFLGKVDELVATLSTTFPEFGLIKKDCLEVRWIESTLIIASGVFQTVESLKPLLNRTPSTIDSTKIKSDYIKKPIPKAAIEGIWQRLKAGDIEAPQLVFVPYGARMSQISESETPFSHRAGYLYKIGYMVGWKGQNLKAKNRHISWTRELYEYMTPFVSKSPRTAYVNYRDLDIGSNNKYGKTSYKQASIWGLKYFGNNFKRLVYVKNKVDPHDFFRHEQSIPTL